The Cucumis melo cultivar AY chromosome 6, USDA_Cmelo_AY_1.0, whole genome shotgun sequence genome includes a region encoding these proteins:
- the LOC103484171 gene encoding protein NRT1/ PTR FAMILY 7.3-like, which yields MACLSISCFDDQSTKKKVMTSEKEVCTLDGAVDRHGRPAIRDKTGTWVSGILILVNQGLATLAFFGVGVNLVLFLTRVLGQDNAEAANNVSKWTGTVYIFSLLGAFLSDSYWGRFKTCAIFQAIFVIGLASLSITSYVFLVRPKGCGDEHTPCNSHSSLHIALFYLSVYLVALGNGGYQPNIATFGADQFDEEDPKEGHSKIAFFSYFYLALNLGSLFSNTILGYFEDEGMWVIGFWASTASAAMALLLFLCGIPRYRHFTPKGNPLSRVSQVVIAATRKWKVQMMPNSEGLFDDDDKELASNGARRILHTNGFRFLDKAAVITSSECDKLDDGARNPWRLCTVTQVEEVKCILRLLPIWLCTILYSVVFTQMASLFVEQGAAMRTNISTFHIPPASMSSFDILSVAAFIFIYRRVIDPVFARLTKSSLTELQRMGIGLVIAICAMVSAGTVEIFRLKHANKDCLHCDDSSSLSIFWQIPQYVLIGASEVFMYVGQLEFFNSQAPDGLKSFGSALCMTSISFGNYVSSLLVTIVMKISATDNMPGWIPGNLNKGHLDRFYFLLAALTAADLAVYILCAKWYKYIKFESREADATTAV from the exons ATGGCTTGTCTCAGTATCTCTTGTTTTGATGATCAG agTACTAAGAAGAAGGTGATGACATCGGAGAAGGAAGTTTGTACGCTCGATGGAGCGGTCGATCGACACGGTCGACCTGCTATTCGGGACAAAACTGGAACTTGGGTTTCTGGAATCTTGATACTTG TGAACCAAGGGTTGGCTACATTGGCATTCTTTGGAGTTGGAGTAAATTTGGTACTATTTCTCACAAGAGTGTTGGGACAAGACAATGCCGAAGCAGCCAACAACGTTAGCAAGTGGACAGGAACTGTTTACATCTTCTCTCTTCTTGGAGCTTTCCTTAGTGATTCCTACTGGGGAAGGTTCAAGACTTGTGCCATTTTTCAAGCCATTTTCGTCATT GGTCTTGCATCATTATCAATAACATCCTACGTATTTCTGGTGAGACCTAAAGGATGTGGTGATGAACATACACCATGCAATTCTCATTCTTCCCTCCACATTGCTCTGTTCTACCTCTCAGTTTACTTGGTTGCTCTTGGCAATGGAGGTTACCAACCCAACATTGCTACATTTGGGGCAGATCAGTTTGATGAAGAAGACCCTAAAGAAGGCCACTCTAAGATTGCTTTCTTCAGCTATTTCTACTTGGCTTTGAACCTTGGTTCCCTATTCTCCAACACAATTTTGGGTTATTTTGAAGATGAAGGAATGTGGGTTATTGGGTTTTGGGCTTCTACAGCTTCTGCTGCCATGGCTCTGCTCTTGTTCCTCTGTGGAATCCCTAGATACAGACATTTCACTCCTAAAGGGAATCCCCTCTCTAGGGTTTCTCAAGTGGTGATTGCAGCTACTAGGAAATGGAAGGTTCAGATGATGCCTAATTCAGAGGGATtgtttgatgatgatgataaggAATTGGCTAGCAATGGAGCTAGGAGAATTCTTCATACCAATGGGTTCAG ATTTTTGGATAAAGCAGCAGTAATTACCTCGTCGGAGTGTGACAAATTAGACGACGGAGCTCGGAATCCATGGCGTTTGTGCACGGTTACTCAAGTCGAAGAAGTCAAATGCATTCTCAGACTCCTCCCGATTTGGCTTTGCACGATTCTCTACTCCGTCGTCTTCACTCAAATGGCTTCTTTGTTCGTCGAGCAAGGCGCCGCCATGAGAACCAACATTTCTACATTCCACATTCCTCCCGCAAGCATGTCGAGCTTCGACATTCTCAGTGTCGCAGCGTTCATCTTCATTTACCGTAGAGTAATCGACCCAGTCTTTGCTCGATTAACTAAATCAAGCCTCACAGAGCTTCAAAGAATGGGGATCGGCCTCGTAATTGCAATCTGCGCCATGGTATCCGCCGGAACTGTAGAGATTTTCCGACTAAAACACGCCAACAAAGACTGCCTACATTGTGACGATTCGAGCTCCTTAAGCATTTTCTGGCAGATTCCGCAATATGTATTGATCGGAGCATCAGAAGTTTTCATGTACGTCGGCCAACTGGAATTTTTCAACAGTCAGGCACCTGACGGACTCAAAAGCTTCGGTAGCGCCCTATGTATGACCTCAATTTCCTTCGGTAACTACGTCAGCAGCTTGCTGGTGACGATTGTGATGAAGATATCGGCGACCGATAACATGCCGGGATGGATCCCCGGAAACCTAAACAAAGGTCATTTAGACCGATTTTACTTCCTCTTGGCCGCCCTCACGGCAGCGGATCTCGCCGTCTACATCCTTTGCGCCAAATGGTACAAATACATCAAGTTCGAGAGTCGTGAGGCCGACGCCACCACCGCCGTCTAG